In one window of Ruminococcus albus AD2013 DNA:
- the guaA gene encoding glutamine-hydrolyzing GMP synthase: protein MTNEYVLILDFGGQYNQLIARRVRECNVYCEVKPYNKIGIDEIKKLSPKGIIFTGGPQSVYGEDAPSVPKEIFELGIPVLGICYGSQLMAHVLGGKVETCKVSEYGKTETIYDKSCTLFADAEIPGSAISWMSHTDFISEVPEGFKIAAHTSNCPCAAMYNEDKKLYAVQFHPEVNHTQFGVKMLNSFLKDVCCCTGDWTMENYAEKSIKEIREKVGSGKVLLALSGGVDSSVLAALLSKAIGRQLTCIFVDHGFMRKNEGDEVEAAFKDWDINFVRVNAKEQFMGKLRGVSDPETKRKTIGEEFIRVFEAEAKKIGKVDFLAQGTIYPDVIESGAGDAAVIKSHHNVGGLPDHVDFKEIIEPLRMLFKDETRKLGQELGLSETLVWRQPFPGPGLAIRIIGEITDEKLEILQDADWIFREEIANAGLDRSINQYFAVLTNNRSVGVMGDFRTYDYTLALRAVETTDFMTAEFSRIPYEVLEVASRRIVNEVKNINRVCYDITTKPPATIEWE from the coding sequence ATGACCAATGAATATGTTCTCATACTTGACTTCGGCGGACAGTACAACCAGCTCATCGCAAGACGTGTGCGTGAATGTAACGTTTACTGCGAAGTCAAGCCGTATAACAAGATCGGCATAGATGAAATAAAAAAGCTCTCCCCAAAGGGCATTATCTTCACGGGCGGCCCTCAGAGCGTTTACGGTGAAGATGCACCCAGCGTTCCGAAGGAGATATTTGAACTTGGCATACCCGTACTGGGCATATGCTACGGTTCTCAGCTGATGGCTCATGTACTGGGCGGCAAGGTCGAGACCTGTAAGGTATCAGAATACGGAAAAACAGAAACTATCTATGATAAGTCCTGTACCCTTTTCGCCGATGCTGAGATACCCGGCAGTGCAATAAGCTGGATGAGCCACACTGATTTCATATCAGAAGTTCCCGAGGGATTCAAGATCGCGGCGCACACTTCTAACTGCCCCTGTGCCGCTATGTACAACGAGGATAAGAAGCTGTATGCAGTACAGTTCCACCCCGAGGTAAATCATACTCAGTTCGGCGTTAAGATGCTCAACAGCTTCCTCAAAGATGTATGCTGCTGCACTGGCGACTGGACTATGGAGAACTATGCTGAAAAGTCTATTAAGGAGATACGCGAGAAAGTCGGCAGCGGCAAGGTACTGCTGGCACTTTCGGGCGGCGTTGACAGTTCTGTACTGGCAGCACTGCTTTCAAAGGCTATCGGCAGACAGCTCACCTGTATATTCGTCGATCACGGCTTTATGAGAAAGAACGAGGGCGACGAGGTCGAAGCTGCGTTCAAGGACTGGGATATCAATTTCGTCCGCGTAAATGCCAAAGAGCAGTTCATGGGCAAGCTGAGAGGTGTTTCAGACCCCGAAACAAAGCGCAAGACCATCGGCGAAGAATTCATAAGAGTATTTGAAGCCGAAGCTAAGAAGATAGGCAAAGTAGATTTCCTTGCACAGGGCACCATTTATCCCGATGTTATCGAGAGCGGTGCGGGCGATGCGGCAGTCATCAAGAGCCATCACAATGTCGGCGGACTTCCCGATCACGTTGATTTCAAGGAGATCATCGAACCTCTGAGAATGCTGTTCAAGGACGAGACAAGAAAGCTTGGTCAGGAACTGGGTCTCAGCGAGACACTGGTATGGAGACAGCCTTTCCCCGGTCCCGGTCTTGCAATTAGAATAATAGGCGAGATAACTGACGAAAAGCTGGAGATACTCCAGGACGCTGACTGGATATTCCGCGAGGAGATCGCAAATGCAGGTCTTGACAGGAGCATAAATCAGTACTTCGCAGTGCTTACCAACAACCGTTCGGTAGGCGTTATGGGCGATTTCCGTACCTACGATTACACACTGGCGCTCAGGGCTGTTGAGACCA
- a CDS encoding PASTA domain-containing protein → MSAIKDLYGKTKLSDEKKAELKTALGQQFPQYASIADKTEVIGMNDNTIKENSGRIKIRSKLRTSAVIAAAAVVAVIGGMKLARDQYIERSLIQPAGQEEDNYTTDREDSVKEDYSPQEGYIADADKTIRGNTKTIFNSACEAYADLIDSTGDELVLGEEKMITPEMVRKSRETKIVHENGKCSALEFAAAMDKNIYGSLDEDLTQYDFAVDFMYDESGTKVVGINYVYIYLDPEHKSFTTYPPYGANGGITENGITRRFSYDSSCAKKLYEETEAAIKHYNENGEYFTIDSINMTAASNEYGYLTDDYVRNDIVEDDEMRFSRALLNEDSMTMQLRKDGNNFVIKFTHDSSGNVNGVDRVFVQVFKDGADENGKQKSKRYVYPDENNTARSQDDQLMPNVTGMNLYDALDVLNGYDFDYSYKYVYDPDQPEETVISTTPKAGTDISDLKHIELEFTTRYKVADDPRSELETEQKSKTEQ, encoded by the coding sequence ATGAGCGCGATAAAGGATTTGTACGGCAAGACAAAGCTTTCCGATGAAAAAAAAGCCGAGCTTAAGACTGCGCTCGGTCAGCAATTCCCTCAGTACGCAAGTATAGCGGATAAAACGGAGGTCATTGGAATGAACGATAATACTATAAAAGAAAACAGCGGGCGCATAAAGATTCGCAGCAAGCTGAGAACAAGCGCAGTAATCGCGGCGGCGGCTGTTGTGGCTGTGATAGGCGGAATGAAACTGGCGAGAGATCAGTACATCGAAAGATCACTGATACAGCCCGCAGGTCAGGAAGAGGATAATTATACAACAGACAGAGAAGATTCTGTAAAAGAAGATTATTCACCTCAAGAGGGCTATATCGCAGATGCTGATAAGACAATTCGCGGAAATACAAAAACTATATTCAACTCAGCGTGTGAAGCATATGCTGATCTTATCGATAGTACAGGCGATGAACTTGTTCTCGGCGAAGAAAAGATGATAACTCCAGAAATGGTCAGAAAGTCACGTGAGACGAAGATAGTACACGAAAATGGAAAATGCTCAGCTCTCGAATTTGCAGCCGCTATGGACAAGAATATATATGGATCGTTGGATGAAGATTTAACACAATATGATTTTGCGGTGGACTTCATGTATGATGAAAGCGGCACAAAAGTCGTAGGTATAAACTATGTATACATCTACCTTGACCCAGAACACAAAAGCTTTACCACATACCCGCCATACGGTGCAAATGGCGGTATAACAGAAAATGGCATCACAAGAAGATTCAGCTATGATAGTTCATGTGCAAAGAAGCTGTATGAAGAAACCGAAGCGGCTATCAAGCACTACAACGAAAACGGCGAATACTTTACGATAGACAGTATAAACATGACTGCCGCTTCAAATGAATACGGTTATCTGACTGATGATTACGTGAGAAATGACATAGTAGAAGACGATGAAATGAGATTTTCACGTGCTCTTCTTAACGAGGACAGCATGACTATGCAGCTGCGCAAAGACGGAAATAATTTCGTTATTAAATTCACACATGACAGCAGCGGTAATGTAAACGGTGTGGATAGAGTATTTGTTCAGGTATTCAAAGATGGAGCTGATGAAAACGGTAAACAAAAGAGCAAGCGCTATGTTTATCCCGATGAAAACAACACCGCCAGATCACAAGACGATCAGCTGATGCCAAATGTTACGGGAATGAATTTATACGATGCCTTAGACGTTTTGAACGGGTACGATTTTGATTATTCTTATAAATATGTATATGATCCAGATCAACCCGAAGAAACAGTAATATCAACTACCCCAAAAGCAGGAACAGATATTTCTGACTTAAAGCATATCGAGCTCGAATTTACTACAAGGTACAAAGTTGCAGATGATCCTCGATCAGAACTTGAAACCGAGCAAAAGAGCAAAACAGAACAATAA
- a CDS encoding RNA polymerase sigma factor has protein sequence MTMSIDEVVDNFADHIYRAAYAYLGDAHEAEDVVSDVLMKYFSVCESLDINSAEHLKAWLLRTAINRCKDIRKSFRWKRTTALEDVHKTDFGWTEAELDVKRAVDKLPDKYKAIVYLYYYEEYKTEEIARILSLPKGTVVSRLKRARDRLKDVLSDYGEE, from the coding sequence ATGACGATGAGCATTGACGAAGTGGTGGATAATTTTGCAGACCATATCTACCGTGCAGCCTATGCATATCTCGGTGATGCGCATGAGGCTGAAGACGTTGTCAGCGATGTGCTGATGAAATACTTTTCGGTTTGTGAGTCACTTGATATCAATTCGGCGGAACATCTTAAAGCTTGGCTGCTTCGCACGGCGATAAACCGATGCAAGGATATAAGAAAGTCGTTCAGGTGGAAGCGGACAACCGCTCTTGAAGATGTACATAAAACGGATTTCGGCTGGACGGAAGCCGAACTGGATGTGAAACGGGCGGTAGATAAGCTTCCCGACAAATACAAAGCCATCGTTTATCTTTACTATTATGAGGAGTACAAAACAGAGGAGATAGCACGTATACTCAGCCTGCCGAAAGGAACTGTTGTATCGCGGCTGAAAAGGGCGCGTGACAGGCTGAAAGATGTGCTTTCGGATTACGGAGAGGAGTGA
- a CDS encoding tyrosine-type recombinase/integrase translates to MATIRKRGNSYQIRVSCGYDTSGNQVVQTMTWKPADGMNKKQIEKELQKQAILFEDKCMKGQVTANIKFQDFAEQWFEEYAKLNLRNTSYERMKQLTVRVYPAIGHLRLDKITSRHIQQFINDLALNGKSLKNGRPLSRKTAVHHLSFISDVFAYAVKMEMLTDNPCKRVTVPKGEKKEKDIYTLEEVAQLFQLLETAPLKYRTFFTLAIYSGFRRGEMLGLEWKDIDWEHNVISVRRTSNYTASKGIYTDTTKTKKSQRSLKFPQSVMDLLREYKAEQDEERIKLGTKWQDYDRLFVKWDGRPMNNNTPYFWLKEFCEDNNFRFCDIHSLRHFYASALINEGVDAATVSGALGHSTITTTTSIYCHVFNQAQARAGDAIASVLDFKKHDTDNGSKGQPKAV, encoded by the coding sequence ATGGCTACGATAAGAAAAAGAGGAAACTCCTATCAGATCAGAGTTTCCTGCGGATATGATACATCAGGTAATCAGGTGGTTCAGACTATGACCTGGAAGCCTGCGGACGGTATGAACAAGAAGCAGATCGAGAAAGAGCTTCAGAAGCAGGCGATACTGTTTGAGGACAAGTGCATGAAAGGTCAGGTCACTGCGAACATCAAGTTTCAGGACTTCGCTGAACAGTGGTTTGAGGAATATGCGAAACTCAACCTCAGAAATACGTCCTATGAGCGTATGAAACAGCTCACGGTGAGGGTGTATCCTGCGATCGGACACCTCCGACTTGACAAGATCACCAGCCGTCATATCCAGCAGTTTATCAACGATCTGGCACTTAACGGCAAGAGCCTGAAAAACGGCAGACCGCTGTCGAGAAAGACAGCCGTTCATCACCTTAGTTTCATCAGCGATGTGTTCGCTTACGCTGTAAAGATGGAAATGCTCACCGACAACCCCTGCAAGCGTGTTACCGTTCCGAAGGGTGAGAAGAAGGAGAAGGACATCTACACTTTGGAAGAAGTCGCACAGCTCTTTCAGCTCCTTGAAACCGCACCTCTGAAATACCGCACTTTCTTTACTTTGGCGATATACAGCGGATTCCGCCGTGGAGAAATGCTCGGACTTGAATGGAAGGACATCGACTGGGAGCATAATGTTATCAGCGTCCGCAGGACAAGCAATTACACCGCTTCTAAAGGCATTTACACCGATACCACCAAAACAAAGAAGTCTCAGCGTTCGCTGAAATTTCCTCAGAGCGTCATGGACTTGCTCCGTGAGTATAAAGCGGAACAGGACGAGGAGCGTATAAAGCTCGGCACGAAATGGCAGGACTATGACCGCCTGTTCGTGAAGTGGGACGGCAGACCGATGAACAACAATACACCGTATTTCTGGCTCAAAGAATTCTGTGAAGATAACAATTTCCGTTTCTGTGATATACACTCCTTGCGACACTTCTATGCCTCGGCTCTCATCAATGAGGGCGTGGACGCAGCTACCGTGTCGGGAGCGTTAGGTCACTCAACGATAACTACCACGACTTCTATCTACTGTCATGTGTTCAATCAGGCTCAGGCGAGAGCAGGAGATGCTATCGCATCGGTGCTTGACTTCAAGAAGCACGACACGGACAACGGCTCCAAAGGACAGCCTAAAGCTGTATAA
- a CDS encoding helix-turn-helix domain-containing protein translates to MTTNRKNELIAQLVNILSELIESNDSEQVAEVKSDAVEMLTVKECTEAVRGLSEHTVRKLIKQGKLPYLRTGDGVNGKMLINKADLLAYFNGQTTNR, encoded by the coding sequence ATGACAACAAACAGAAAAAACGAGCTTATCGCTCAGCTCGTAAATATCCTGAGCGAACTTATCGAATCCAATGATTCCGAACAGGTGGCTGAGGTCAAGTCCGATGCCGTGGAGATGCTGACCGTCAAGGAATGTACCGAAGCGGTTAGAGGACTGTCTGAACACACCGTCCGCAAGCTGATAAAGCAGGGAAAACTGCCGTATCTGAGGACGGGCGATGGCGTGAACGGCAAGATGCTTATCAACAAGGCTGATCTGCTCGCCTACTTCAACGGACAGACAACAAACAGATAA
- a CDS encoding plasmid recombination protein, which yields MKEKRISFGQGHGSLAHNNREFMAANVDPLRTPNNITFVCQPIAEAYDQLFKESTVRYNARQKRNDRKIGDYYEHLFGCKPCNTVKVNALDQKSFYEVVVQIGKREDSGIGTEDEHLVADCLKEYMEGFQKRNPNFYIFNAVLHMDEATPHLHYDYIPVGHYKRGQDVQNGIAQALKEMGYGTGKQAIARWRAAEIEVLNKICLEHGIKPLAPEKARGTLEVEEYKEQRRQADELALQNVQVEAQIAVKKAVLSTTETQLEEQQKLLGDTQEQVREATADLMEQTRKIEDGETELSEMIDKVEKKKQEYQRIEKNANDILNLIPSYEKDDQAERDFELIQTTLGGLTRNAMAAMKNRDEINVQVGELCKILKKALNKVHKYSITIGEQRQLLHKIEKLNDELTDKNKSLYSRNRELSADNNTLKKKYDTVIAVYRKVESIAPEAITQAKMLVEAERQREQELQQLEAQSRKKKKSWGLE from the coding sequence ATGAAAGAAAAGAGAATATCTTTCGGTCAGGGACACGGTTCTCTGGCTCACAATAACAGGGAGTTTATGGCGGCGAATGTTGACCCTCTCCGCACTCCCAACAATATCACTTTCGTGTGTCAGCCGATAGCCGAAGCATACGATCAGCTTTTCAAGGAATCCACCGTGCGTTATAATGCCCGGCAGAAAAGAAATGATCGCAAGATCGGTGACTACTATGAACACCTTTTCGGCTGCAAGCCCTGCAACACGGTCAAGGTAAATGCTCTCGACCAAAAGAGCTTTTATGAAGTGGTGGTGCAGATAGGCAAGCGTGAGGATTCGGGCATTGGAACAGAGGACGAACATCTCGTTGCAGATTGCCTGAAAGAGTACATGGAAGGATTCCAGAAACGCAATCCCAACTTCTACATTTTTAACGCCGTCCTGCACATGGACGAAGCGACTCCGCACCTGCACTATGACTACATTCCTGTCGGGCATTATAAGCGAGGTCAGGACGTTCAGAATGGCATTGCCCAGGCTCTCAAAGAGATGGGCTACGGCACAGGAAAGCAGGCTATTGCCCGTTGGAGAGCTGCCGAAATTGAGGTGCTGAATAAGATATGTCTTGAACACGGTATCAAGCCCCTTGCCCCCGAAAAGGCAAGAGGTACACTTGAAGTCGAGGAGTACAAGGAACAGCGCCGACAGGCTGACGAGCTGGCACTTCAAAATGTCCAGGTCGAAGCTCAGATTGCTGTGAAAAAAGCGGTGCTTTCAACGACTGAAACTCAGCTCGAAGAACAGCAGAAGCTCCTCGGTGATACGCAGGAGCAAGTCCGTGAAGCGACTGCCGACCTTATGGAACAGACACGGAAAATTGAGGACGGCGAAACGGAGCTGTCCGAAATGATCGATAAGGTCGAAAAGAAGAAGCAGGAGTATCAGAGGATAGAGAAGAACGCTAACGATATTCTCAACCTTATCCCCAGTTATGAGAAGGACGATCAGGCGGAGCGTGACTTTGAGCTAATTCAAACTACGCTCGGTGGTCTTACTCGCAATGCTATGGCTGCAATGAAGAACAGGGACGAGATCAATGTTCAGGTCGGGGAGCTTTGCAAGATACTGAAAAAAGCCCTGAACAAAGTCCACAAGTACAGCATAACGATAGGCGAACAGCGGCAGCTTCTTCATAAGATCGAAAAGCTCAATGATGAGCTTACTGATAAGAACAAGAGCCTGTACTCTCGCAACCGTGAATTATCTGCTGATAACAACACACTGAAAAAGAAATATGATACAGTGATAGCTGTATATCGTAAGGTCGAGAGCATTGCTCCCGAAGCTATTACACAGGCGAAGATGCTTGTTGAAGCCGAAAGGCAGAGGGAACAGGAACTGCAACAGTTAGAAGCTCAGTCCCGCAAAAAGAAAAAATCGTGGGGCTTAGAATAA
- a CDS encoding YfjI family protein, translating to MNTIQWGEPRPFRQSADDIPFPLDALPSVLRNMAQAISVTTSTDVGMAGTAMLSAVGYCFTGLYRLAGKADHTEPPVLYSIIIAQPSERKSPVMHFIKAPFDSFESKYNKDHREEMYKAQQDVKALEARVKAMEKEDKPDTAAIAKLRVQADNIRNTNPIRIAVDDITPESLVIELSENDSLLMISDEAGMLSNFNGKYNGGIPNLDLLLKSWNGEKYICNRVIRGRTEIPRPYLSVALAGQPYIWDNMMNDTAFRSSGLIARFVPCFAKSDVGKRRYDTAPISKEVREQYHDFIHQLLKGKKDHNGEETILHLSRHASEEYIKYCNNYIEKEIKESMCCCQDWGGKFHGLILRIACILHCADCCSRGVEPSDESVNHDTLVRSFSIAHYYRYQAIYGFSVNAPDGNIVKAEKIIQIIKTKNIKQGLKSDLYHACRCNLFPTAKDFYSALDTLAEYGYVAYEDVTAANNKKAQMVYVNPHI from the coding sequence ATGAATACTATTCAATGGGGAGAACCCCGACCGTTTCGGCAGAGTGCGGACGATATCCCTTTTCCGCTCGATGCGTTGCCGAGTGTTCTACGAAATATGGCGCAGGCGATCTCGGTCACGACTTCCACCGACGTGGGAATGGCAGGGACAGCGATGCTCTCAGCCGTGGGCTACTGTTTCACAGGTCTGTATCGGCTTGCGGGCAAGGCAGACCATACCGAACCGCCTGTGCTGTATTCGATCATCATAGCACAGCCTTCTGAAAGAAAAAGTCCTGTGATGCACTTCATCAAAGCTCCGTTCGACAGCTTTGAGAGCAAGTACAACAAAGACCACCGTGAGGAAATGTACAAGGCACAGCAGGACGTTAAGGCTCTGGAAGCCCGTGTGAAGGCTATGGAGAAAGAGGACAAGCCTGACACCGCCGCAATTGCAAAGCTCCGTGTGCAGGCGGATAATATTCGCAACACAAATCCTATCCGTATCGCCGTTGACGATATAACCCCCGAATCCCTTGTGATTGAGCTGAGTGAGAATGATTCTCTGCTGATGATCTCAGACGAAGCAGGAATGCTCAGTAACTTCAACGGCAAGTACAACGGCGGTATTCCGAACCTTGACCTGCTTCTGAAATCGTGGAATGGTGAGAAGTACATCTGCAACAGAGTTATCCGAGGGCGAACGGAAATTCCCCGTCCTTATCTTTCTGTTGCACTCGCAGGTCAGCCATATATCTGGGACAACATGATGAACGATACCGCTTTCAGGTCAAGTGGACTTATCGCACGTTTCGTTCCCTGCTTTGCAAAAAGCGATGTAGGAAAACGGCGATATGATACCGCACCTATATCAAAAGAGGTCAGGGAGCAATATCACGATTTCATTCATCAGCTCCTGAAAGGAAAGAAAGATCATAATGGTGAGGAAACGATACTGCACCTGTCCCGTCATGCTTCCGAGGAGTATATCAAATACTGCAATAACTATATCGAAAAAGAGATCAAGGAATCCATGTGCTGCTGTCAGGACTGGGGTGGAAAGTTTCACGGACTGATACTTCGGATAGCCTGTATTCTTCATTGTGCCGACTGCTGTTCCAGAGGTGTTGAGCCGTCCGATGAAAGCGTGAATCATGATACGCTTGTGAGGTCGTTCAGCATAGCCCACTACTACCGCTATCAGGCGATTTACGGTTTCAGCGTGAATGCTCCCGACGGGAACATTGTCAAGGCTGAGAAGATCATCCAGATTATCAAGACAAAGAACATCAAACAGGGCTTGAAGTCCGACCTCTATCACGCCTGCCGATGCAATCTTTTCCCAACGGCAAAGGATTTCTATTCGGCTCTTGATACCCTCGCTGAATACGGCTATGTCGCCTACGAAGATGTGACCGCCGCCAACAACAAAAAGGCTCAGATGGTCTATGTTAATCCCCATATCTGA
- a CDS encoding helix-turn-helix domain-containing protein — protein MTIFWRKYNELCDEHGLKPRALATELGISAATVTKWVNDGMPNLDMITRIAEYFDVPIDYLINEDDTPIIPQANKKRSVFKSVSSLSQRWVSLRRGSEISLEMQLKIIPYVNCTVQFLNNDKYIEYLPEAEYDTDHLKDTETIFDILGILDHCADTESYRIVQVQLSRIVLYHLKEKGFDREALRTEHLDQEKMEYLYTGKDSGKTHNYGLNFSDMDFLREFTGLSYQVMFTGIE, from the coding sequence ATGACCATCTTTTGGAGAAAATATAATGAATTATGTGATGAACACGGTTTGAAGCCGAGAGCGTTAGCCACCGAGCTGGGCATTTCGGCTGCGACCGTCACCAAATGGGTGAATGACGGTATGCCGAACCTCGACATGATAACGAGAATAGCAGAATACTTCGATGTTCCGATAGATTACCTGATAAACGAGGACGATACGCCGATCATTCCGCAGGCAAACAAGAAAAGAAGTGTATTCAAGTCGGTAAGCTCCCTGTCTCAGCGGTGGGTGAGCCTGCGACGTGGAAGTGAGATCAGCCTGGAAATGCAGCTCAAGATCATTCCTTATGTGAATTGTACGGTGCAGTTCCTGAACAATGATAAGTATATCGAGTATCTTCCCGAAGCCGAGTACGATACCGACCACCTGAAAGATACCGAAACGATATTCGATATTCTGGGCATTCTAGACCACTGTGCCGACACCGAGAGCTATCGCATCGTGCAGGTGCAGCTTTCACGCATCGTGCTATATCACCTGAAAGAAAAAGGATTTGACCGTGAAGCTCTCCGCACCGAGCATCTCGATCAGGAGAAGATGGAGTATCTCTACACGGGTAAGGATAGTGGCAAGACGCATAACTACGGACTGAACTTCTCGGATATGGACTTTCTCAGGGAGTTTACGGGGCTTAGTTATCAGGTTATGTTTACGGGGATTGAATAA
- a CDS encoding DNA-methyltransferase, with protein MNSRFVLYNKSCLDAMRDMESKSVDLVLTDPPYNLGLFMQNRATNLKAMRENFFGAAGWDDLEFADWEKEMDLFFAELSRVVKESSSVIMFMSIIKVETIIRLAEKHGFYYKTTGIWHKKNPMPRNMNLHFINSTEAWIYFTYKKHTGTFNNDGKAIHDFFETSVTPSGEKKCGKHPTQKPVQLLDTFVKILTNENDTVFDPFCGSGSSGVAALQNGRNFIGSEINEEYCRITKERIAQVLYHGNI; from the coding sequence ATGAATAGCCGTTTTGTGCTTTACAATAAAAGCTGCCTTGATGCAATGCGAGATATGGAGTCAAAATCAGTTGATTTGGTTCTTACTGATCCGCCTTATAATTTAGGGTTGTTTATGCAGAACAGAGCCACAAACCTAAAAGCAATGCGTGAAAACTTTTTTGGTGCTGCTGGCTGGGATGATTTGGAGTTTGCGGATTGGGAAAAGGAAATGGATTTATTTTTCGCTGAGTTGTCACGAGTAGTTAAAGAGAGTAGCTCAGTAATAATGTTTATGTCTATTATTAAAGTTGAAACAATAATTCGACTTGCTGAAAAGCACGGCTTTTATTATAAAACCACAGGTATATGGCATAAAAAAAATCCTATGCCCCGTAATATGAACTTGCATTTTATAAATTCAACGGAAGCCTGGATTTATTTTACATACAAAAAGCATACAGGAACATTTAACAACGACGGAAAAGCAATCCACGATTTCTTTGAAACATCAGTTACCCCTTCTGGAGAAAAAAAGTGCGGAAAGCATCCGACACAGAAGCCTGTTCAGCTTTTAGATACGTTTGTAAAAATCCTTACAAACGAAAATGATACCGTTTTTGATCCTTTCTGCGGAAGTGGCAGTTCAGGTGTAGCTGCTCTACAAAACGGCAGAAATTTTATAGGTTCAGAAATCAATGAAGAATATTGCAGAATAACAAAAGAGAGAATAGCGCAGGTGTTATATCATGGGAACATATAA
- a CDS encoding DNA cytosine methyltransferase: MGTYKMIDLFAGVGGLSLGFEQMGFDVVLANEYDKSIAQAYIKNRNNPNMIIEDITKLPIHDTFKQFKGTVDLCVGGPPCQGYSQKGQRKTINDPRNFLFKYFVEVVKEVSPRYFVMENVPNLLTAENGYFQNELTAMFTELGYIINAQVLCAADFGVPQSRHRAVIIGKKAGASPVAMPKASEIKTTIWDAISDLNYLNSGEGTEISEYRFTPESDYQKLLRKGSTSLYNHVATNHAKVALERMAMIPPKGGKEYLPAEHITKSIYSGTWERMDAEDISVTITTRFDTPASGKFMHPYLNRAITVREAARIQSFPDTFIFYGTKTSQMKQVGNAVPPLLAQAIAKAIISDMKN, from the coding sequence ATGGGAACATATAAAATGATAGATTTATTTGCCGGAGTTGGTGGGCTATCTCTTGGTTTTGAACAAATGGGGTTTGATGTTGTTCTTGCAAATGAATATGATAAGTCTATTGCTCAGGCATATATCAAAAATCGTAACAATCCTAATATGATTATCGAAGATATTACAAAGTTGCCTATTCACGATACTTTCAAGCAATTCAAAGGGACTGTTGATTTATGTGTAGGCGGCCCACCTTGTCAAGGTTACTCACAAAAAGGGCAAAGAAAAACTATTAATGATCCTCGAAATTTTTTATTCAAATATTTTGTTGAGGTAGTCAAAGAAGTATCTCCTCGTTATTTCGTCATGGAAAATGTTCCTAACCTTTTAACTGCCGAAAATGGTTACTTTCAGAATGAACTCACAGCAATGTTTACCGAGTTAGGTTATATTATCAATGCTCAGGTATTATGTGCAGCTGATTTTGGTGTGCCACAAAGCCGACATAGAGCTGTTATTATCGGAAAGAAAGCAGGGGCATCTCCTGTTGCGATGCCAAAAGCGTCAGAAATAAAAACAACAATATGGGATGCTATCAGCGATCTAAATTATCTCAATTCAGGCGAAGGAACTGAAATATCAGAATATAGATTTACACCTGAATCGGATTATCAGAAACTACTGCGAAAAGGATCAACATCGTTATATAATCATGTTGCAACAAATCACGCTAAAGTAGCATTAGAACGTATGGCTATGATACCTCCGAAAGGTGGAAAAGAATATTTGCCTGCGGAACATATTACTAAGTCGATTTATAGCGGTACTTGGGAACGTATGGACGCTGAGGATATATCAGTAACTATTACAACAAGATTTGACACTCCTGCATCAGGAAAGTTTATGCACCCATATCTTAATAGGGCTATTACTGTGAGAGAAGCAGCAAGAATACAGTCTTTTCCTGATACTTTTATATTTTATGGTACTAAGACTTCTCAAATGAAACAAGTAGGGAATGCCGTTCCGCCTTTATTAGCTCAGGCTATTGCAAAAGCAATTATTTCGGATATGAAAAATTAA